A genomic stretch from Anaerolinea thermophila UNI-1 includes:
- the cysK gene encoding cysteine synthase A, whose protein sequence is MRIANDATELIGNTPLVRLNRIAQEAGAAATVVAKLEYYNPAKSVKDRIGVAMINAAEQAGLIKPDTIIIEPTSGNTGIALAFVCAARGYRCVLVMPETMSKERRMLLRAYGAELILTPGSEGMAGAIRKAEEIAASDPRYFMPQQFKNPANPEIHRKTTAEEIWRDTDGQVDMVVAGVGTGGTITGVGEVLKARKPSVRMIAVEPDASPVLSGGQKGPHPIQGIGAGFIPDVLNTQIYDEIVRVKAEDAFATARKMARMEGLLVGISSGAATWAALQVAARPENAGKLIVVIIPSFGERYLSTALFADLAD, encoded by the coding sequence ATGCGCATTGCAAACGATGCAACCGAACTGATTGGCAATACCCCGCTGGTGCGCCTGAACCGCATCGCTCAGGAAGCCGGTGCCGCCGCCACCGTAGTGGCAAAACTGGAGTACTACAACCCCGCCAAAAGCGTCAAAGACCGCATTGGCGTGGCGATGATTAACGCCGCCGAACAAGCCGGGCTGATCAAGCCCGACACGATTATCATCGAACCGACCAGCGGCAACACGGGCATTGCGCTGGCGTTTGTCTGCGCGGCGCGCGGCTACCGTTGTGTGCTGGTGATGCCCGAGACGATGAGCAAGGAACGCCGCATGCTCTTACGCGCTTACGGCGCGGAACTCATCCTCACTCCCGGCAGTGAGGGCATGGCGGGTGCCATCCGCAAAGCCGAAGAGATTGCCGCCAGCGACCCGCGCTACTTCATGCCCCAGCAGTTCAAGAACCCCGCCAACCCGGAAATTCACCGCAAGACCACCGCTGAGGAAATCTGGCGCGATACCGATGGACAGGTGGACATGGTGGTGGCGGGCGTCGGCACGGGCGGGACGATTACCGGCGTGGGCGAGGTACTGAAAGCGCGTAAGCCCTCGGTGCGCATGATTGCCGTCGAACCCGATGCCAGCCCGGTGCTTTCCGGCGGGCAGAAGGGTCCGCACCCCATTCAGGGCATCGGCGCGGGGTTCATCCCCGATGTGCTGAACACGCAGATTTACGATGAAATCGTGCGCGTCAAAGCCGAGGATGCTTTTGCCACCGCCCGCAAGATGGCGCGCATGGAAGGCTTGCTGGTGGGCATTTCCTCGGGGGCGGCAACCTGGGCGGCGCTTCAGGTAGCCGCGCGCCCCGAAAACGCCGGTAAACTCATCGTGGTCATCATCCCGTCGTTTGGCGAGCGCTACCTGAGCACGGCGCTCTTTGCCGATTTGGCGGACTAG
- a CDS encoding tagatose 1,6-diphosphate aldolase, producing MKALSIAKFRSFQTCASAHGTFTFLALDHRQNLRRANPRFEDNHELSRFKLEVTAELAPFATGVLLDPEVSAAQAIASGALPGTKGLVVALEATGYTGEPAARRSQILPGWSVEKAKRMGASMVKLLVYYHPESPTAQEIEAFVAQTAVECQRYDLALMLEPLSYPLKGERLSGEEKRRVVIETARRLTAIPGVDLLKAELPQATDDLDMGKLADACAELHEASQAPWILLSAAASFETYLQQTAVACRAGASGIAVGRAVWQEAVALDGSDRLDFLRRIARPRLERLSALCLALARPFTEVYSAEAPFDWYRQY from the coding sequence ATGAAAGCATTGAGTATTGCCAAATTTCGCTCGTTTCAAACCTGCGCTTCTGCGCACGGCACGTTCACTTTTCTGGCACTGGATCACCGCCAGAACCTGCGCCGCGCCAACCCGCGCTTTGAAGACAACCACGAACTGAGCCGCTTCAAACTGGAAGTCACCGCCGAACTGGCGCCTTTTGCCACCGGTGTCCTGCTCGACCCGGAAGTTTCGGCGGCGCAAGCCATTGCCAGCGGCGCCCTACCCGGCACCAAAGGACTGGTGGTAGCGCTGGAAGCCACCGGCTACACCGGCGAGCCTGCCGCGCGGCGCTCGCAAATCCTGCCGGGCTGGAGCGTGGAAAAAGCCAAGCGCATGGGCGCCAGCATGGTCAAACTGCTGGTGTACTACCACCCCGAGTCACCCACTGCGCAGGAAATCGAAGCCTTCGTAGCGCAAACCGCTGTCGAATGTCAGCGCTATGACCTGGCGCTGATGCTCGAACCGCTCTCGTACCCGCTGAAGGGCGAGCGCCTTTCCGGCGAAGAAAAGCGCCGTGTGGTCATCGAGACTGCCCGCCGCCTCACCGCCATCCCCGGGGTGGATTTGCTCAAAGCCGAACTGCCTCAAGCCACCGATGACCTGGACATGGGCAAACTCGCCGATGCCTGTGCCGAACTGCATGAGGCAAGCCAGGCGCCGTGGATTTTGCTCTCTGCCGCCGCTTCCTTCGAGACCTACCTGCAACAGACGGCAGTCGCCTGCCGCGCCGGCGCCAGCGGGATTGCCGTAGGACGCGCTGTCTGGCAGGAAGCCGTTGCGCTTGATGGCAGTGACCGCCTGGACTTCCTGCGCCGCATAGCCCGCCCGCGCCTGGAGCGCCTGAGCGCGCTGTGCCTGGCGCTGGCGCGCCCCTTCACCGAGGTGTACAGCGCCGAGGCTCCTTTCGATTGGTACCGTCAATACTGA
- the cysE gene encoding serine O-acetyltransferase — protein MVKKFFQMMREDIASVFERDPAARSVFEILVAYPGLHAVWGHRIAHWLWGRGFKTLARWLSHVMRFLTGIEIHPGATIGRRFFIDHGMGVVIGETAEIGNDVTLYHGVTLGGTSLEKGKRHPTLEDRVVVGAGAKILGAITVGAGSRIGANAVVVKSVPPNSVVVGVPGQVVVRNRPQTTAPDLNHNVLPDTIGTTVAALIERVESLEQRLEEARQQVQPALIGSSDRLERLEAVLRSHVLEHPHLVPGNGKEHHRHGPLPHPDASGVWHAEDFTI, from the coding sequence ATGGTGAAAAAGTTTTTCCAGATGATGCGCGAGGACATTGCCTCGGTATTTGAACGCGACCCGGCGGCGCGCAGTGTGTTCGAGATTCTGGTAGCCTACCCCGGACTGCACGCCGTGTGGGGTCACCGCATTGCCCACTGGCTGTGGGGACGCGGCTTCAAGACGCTGGCGCGCTGGCTCTCCCATGTCATGCGCTTCCTGACCGGCATTGAGATTCACCCCGGTGCGACCATCGGGCGGCGCTTCTTCATTGATCACGGCATGGGGGTGGTCATCGGCGAGACCGCCGAGATTGGCAACGATGTGACCCTCTATCACGGGGTGACGCTGGGCGGTACCAGTTTGGAGAAGGGCAAGCGCCATCCCACGCTGGAAGACCGCGTGGTGGTGGGCGCCGGCGCGAAGATTCTGGGCGCCATCACCGTAGGCGCGGGAAGCCGCATCGGCGCGAACGCCGTGGTGGTGAAAAGCGTCCCGCCCAACTCGGTGGTGGTGGGCGTGCCGGGTCAGGTGGTGGTGCGCAACCGCCCGCAGACAACCGCGCCCGACCTGAATCACAACGTCCTGCCCGATACCATCGGCACGACGGTGGCGGCGCTTATCGAGCGCGTGGAATCGCTGGAACAGCGCCTGGAAGAAGCCCGCCAGCAGGTTCAGCCCGCGCTGATTGGCTCCAGCGACCGCCTGGAACGCCTGGAAGCCGTTCTGCGCTCGCACGTGCTGGAGCATCCGCACCTGGTGCCGGGCAACGGCAAAGAGCATCACCGCCACGGTCCTCTGCCGCACCCCGACGCCTCGGGCGTGTGGCACGCAGAAGATTTCACCATCTGA
- a CDS encoding D-tagatose-bisphosphate aldolase, class II, non-catalytic subunit: MMFGSPAPLLDMVTAQKQGMARGIPSICSAHPVVLSAACHLARRSGAPLLIETTCNQVNHQGGYSGMTPADFVRFLREILEREGIPPQQVILGGDHLGPYPWRKEPAETAIAQALEMVRAYVQAGYTKIHLDASMPCADDDPERPLPLERIARRAAQLCAAAEAAAGAVQPVYVIGSEVPPPGGAQGQEARLHVTTPQEAQAALDAFREAFLQAGLTPVWERVIALVVQPGVEFGVDSIHAYQREAARPLKTFIEGVPGMVYEAHSTDYQTRASLRALVEDHFSILKVGPALTFAYREAVFALEHIEREILGRQDMPLSRLSEVLDEVMLNDPRHWQGYFAGAPAEQALARRYSFSDRIRYYWHHPAAQEAVRRLLANLIETPPPLSLLSQYLPREYEMVRAGEISSHPQDLIRAHIQHTLEDYAAACG; this comes from the coding sequence ATGATGTTCGGCTCGCCTGCTCCCCTGCTGGATATGGTCACCGCGCAGAAACAGGGCATGGCGCGGGGTATCCCATCCATTTGTTCGGCACATCCGGTGGTGCTGAGTGCCGCCTGCCATCTTGCCCGCCGGAGCGGCGCGCCCCTGCTCATCGAAACCACCTGCAATCAGGTCAACCACCAAGGTGGGTACAGCGGCATGACCCCCGCCGATTTTGTCCGCTTTCTGCGCGAAATTCTGGAACGGGAAGGTATTCCCCCGCAACAGGTCATCCTGGGCGGGGATCACCTGGGTCCTTACCCCTGGCGGAAAGAGCCTGCCGAAACCGCCATAGCACAAGCGCTGGAAATGGTGCGGGCATACGTGCAGGCAGGCTACACCAAAATTCATCTGGACGCTTCCATGCCCTGCGCCGATGACGACCCCGAGCGTCCCCTGCCGCTGGAGCGCATAGCCCGACGGGCGGCGCAGTTGTGCGCCGCCGCCGAAGCCGCCGCGGGAGCGGTTCAGCCGGTGTACGTAATTGGCAGTGAGGTGCCCCCGCCCGGCGGCGCGCAGGGTCAGGAGGCAAGACTTCACGTCACCACTCCGCAGGAAGCCCAAGCCGCGCTGGATGCCTTTCGGGAAGCCTTTCTGCAGGCAGGCTTGACTCCCGTTTGGGAGCGGGTCATTGCGCTGGTAGTCCAGCCGGGGGTGGAGTTTGGCGTGGACAGCATTCACGCCTATCAGCGCGAAGCCGCCCGCCCGCTGAAGACCTTCATCGAGGGCGTGCCCGGCATGGTGTATGAAGCCCACTCGACCGATTACCAGACCCGTGCCTCCCTGCGTGCGCTGGTGGAAGACCACTTTTCCATTCTCAAGGTTGGTCCGGCACTAACCTTTGCCTACCGCGAAGCCGTGTTCGCCCTGGAACACATCGAACGGGAAATATTGGGCAGGCAGGATATGCCTCTCTCCCGCCTGAGTGAAGTCCTCGACGAGGTGATGCTGAACGATCCACGCCACTGGCAGGGATACTTTGCCGGCGCTCCCGCCGAACAGGCGCTGGCGCGCCGCTACAGTTTCAGCGACCGCATTCGCTATTACTGGCACCATCCCGCCGCGCAGGAAGCCGTGCGGAGACTGCTCGCCAACCTGATCGAAACCCCGCCGCCGCTGAGTTTGCTCAGCCAGTACCTGCCGCGCGAGTATGAGATGGTGCGCGCGGGGGAAATCTCCAGCCACCCGCAGGACCTGATTCGGGCACATATCCAGCACACGCTGGAAGATTACGCTGCGGCGTGCGGGTAA
- the icd gene encoding NADP-dependent isocitrate dehydrogenase has translation MSESGERITMQNGRLHVPSHPIIPFIIGDGTGPDIWRAAVRVFDAAVEKAYRGERRIIWKEVLAGEKAFNTLGTWLPEETLQAFREYLVGIKGPLTTPIGGGIRSLNVALRKELDLYVCLRPVRYFPGVPSPVRHPELVDMVIFRENTEDIYTGIEYEYGTEENARFKQLLKEHFPKDYAKIRFPETAGIGIKPVSKEGTARLVRAAIRYALENKRRNVTLVHKGNIMKYTEGAFRNWGYEVAETEFGEQTYTWAQWERTKAEKGEDSANAEQEAALKSGKLLVKDVIADIVFQQTLLRPREFDVLATMNLNGDYLSDALAAQVGGIGIAPGGNINYTTGHAVFEATHGTAPKYADKDMVNPGSVILSGEMMLRYMGWTEAADLIIRGMEGAIAAKTVTYDFHRLMEGATLLKCSEFGDAVIRHMD, from the coding sequence ATGAGCGAATCTGGCGAACGCATTACCATGCAAAACGGACGCCTGCACGTCCCGTCTCACCCCATCATTCCTTTTATTATCGGCGATGGCACCGGACCGGACATCTGGCGCGCGGCGGTGCGCGTCTTTGATGCGGCGGTGGAGAAAGCCTATCGCGGCGAACGGCGCATCATCTGGAAAGAGGTGCTGGCGGGCGAAAAAGCCTTTAACACGCTGGGCACCTGGCTCCCCGAGGAAACCCTGCAGGCATTTCGCGAGTATCTGGTGGGCATTAAAGGTCCGCTGACCACTCCCATCGGCGGGGGCATCCGCTCGCTGAACGTTGCCCTGCGCAAGGAACTGGATTTGTACGTCTGTCTGCGACCGGTGCGTTACTTCCCGGGCGTGCCCAGTCCGGTGCGCCACCCCGAACTGGTGGACATGGTCATCTTCCGCGAGAACACCGAGGACATCTACACCGGCATCGAGTACGAGTACGGCACCGAGGAAAACGCCCGCTTCAAGCAACTGCTCAAAGAGCATTTCCCCAAAGACTACGCCAAAATCCGCTTCCCCGAGACGGCGGGTATCGGCATCAAGCCGGTTTCAAAGGAAGGCACGGCGCGGCTGGTGCGCGCCGCCATCCGCTATGCGCTGGAGAACAAACGCCGCAATGTGACTCTGGTGCATAAGGGCAACATCATGAAGTACACCGAGGGGGCTTTCCGCAACTGGGGCTACGAAGTTGCCGAAACCGAATTTGGCGAGCAGACCTACACCTGGGCGCAGTGGGAGCGCACCAAAGCCGAAAAAGGCGAAGATTCCGCCAACGCCGAACAGGAAGCCGCGCTGAAATCCGGGAAACTGCTCGTCAAGGACGTGATTGCCGATATCGTCTTCCAGCAGACGCTTTTGCGCCCGCGCGAGTTCGATGTGCTGGCAACCATGAACCTCAACGGCGACTACCTCTCCGACGCGCTGGCGGCGCAGGTGGGCGGCATCGGCATTGCGCCGGGCGGAAACATCAACTACACCACCGGGCACGCCGTCTTTGAAGCCACGCACGGCACGGCGCCCAAATACGCCGATAAGGACATGGTCAACCCCGGCTCGGTGATTCTCTCCGGCGAGATGATGCTGAGGTACATGGGCTGGACGGAAGCCGCCGACCTGATCATCCGCGGCATGGAAGGCGCCATCGCCGCCAAAACGGTGACCTATGATTTCCACCGCCTGATGGAAGGCGCTACCCTGCTGAAATGCTCGGAGTTCGGCGACGCCGTCATCCGCCACATGGATTAA
- a CDS encoding glycosyltransferase family 39 protein: MNASPLRRERLWDGFALLLALVGFLASAQVTFRIFEAIPHIEDEMAYTWQARLIARGFTLTIPTPPCPNCFLVPFVVDAHGQRSSKYPPAWSVVLALGERLGARAWVNPFLAGLSVWLIYRLGKRLLNAPTGALAALFTVISPFFLMNSGSLLNHPWALFLTLAFTLAWLDAFFPSRIPAWLSLPTAGLSMGLLALTRPLTAVGVALPFAVHALIILWRGDARRRWRLLLFGGIAGAVSLLYFVWQYAVTGDPFLNPYLLWWEYDKIGFGPGVGVREGGHTLVQAWFHTRFSVGVGSHDLMGWVYLSYLFFPFGLIALRRRPQAFLPVGVMLALVAVYNLYWTPAWLYGPRYYYEGLPGAMLLNAAGVCWLAGWVTGKGRAVRWGWENRLGLAGLAFTVMFLCAANVSLYLPIRLSMLVGLYDVRASDLALFLSPEAQKMPPTLVIVYPQRKWIEYGRLLDLSSPLFDSQFVFTIDRGEILNQEVIQFFPGRLVWHYTPGVTRLTPVSDDAP, from the coding sequence ATGAATGCATCACCGCTTCGCCGCGAACGTCTCTGGGATGGATTTGCCCTCTTGCTGGCACTGGTGGGGTTTCTTGCCAGCGCGCAGGTCACGTTTCGAATTTTCGAAGCCATTCCGCATATTGAAGATGAAATGGCATATACCTGGCAAGCCCGCCTGATTGCCCGTGGCTTCACCCTCACCATACCTACCCCGCCCTGCCCGAATTGCTTTCTCGTGCCGTTTGTCGTGGATGCGCACGGTCAGCGCTCCAGCAAGTACCCGCCTGCCTGGTCGGTGGTGCTGGCGCTGGGCGAACGGCTGGGCGCGCGGGCATGGGTCAACCCCTTCCTGGCTGGGCTGAGTGTATGGCTCATTTACCGCCTGGGCAAACGCCTGCTGAACGCTCCAACGGGCGCGCTGGCGGCGCTTTTCACGGTCATCTCGCCTTTCTTCCTGATGAACAGCGGTTCTCTGCTCAATCATCCCTGGGCGCTGTTTCTGACGCTGGCATTCACCCTTGCCTGGCTGGATGCCTTCTTCCCTTCGCGCATTCCGGCGTGGCTTTCCCTGCCCACTGCCGGACTCAGCATGGGACTGCTGGCGCTCACCCGCCCGTTGACGGCGGTGGGCGTGGCGTTACCGTTTGCCGTGCATGCGCTCATCATCCTCTGGCGCGGGGATGCCCGCCGGCGCTGGCGTTTACTCCTCTTTGGCGGCATTGCCGGGGCGGTCTCTTTGCTGTATTTTGTCTGGCAGTACGCCGTCACTGGCGACCCGTTCCTGAACCCTTACCTGTTGTGGTGGGAGTACGACAAAATTGGCTTTGGTCCCGGCGTGGGGGTAAGAGAGGGCGGGCATACCCTGGTGCAAGCCTGGTTTCACACCCGCTTCAGCGTGGGCGTTGGCAGTCACGACCTGATGGGCTGGGTCTACCTCTCTTATCTGTTTTTCCCCTTTGGCTTGATCGCCCTGCGCAGGCGTCCGCAAGCCTTCCTGCCGGTGGGCGTGATGCTGGCGCTGGTGGCGGTTTATAACCTCTACTGGACGCCCGCCTGGCTGTACGGACCGCGTTACTACTATGAGGGACTGCCCGGCGCCATGTTGCTGAATGCCGCCGGGGTGTGCTGGCTGGCGGGTTGGGTCACCGGCAAGGGGCGCGCCGTGCGCTGGGGCTGGGAGAACCGCTTGGGGCTGGCTGGGCTGGCTTTCACGGTAATGTTCCTGTGTGCCGCCAATGTGAGCCTCTACCTGCCCATCCGCCTGTCGATGCTGGTGGGGTTGTACGACGTGCGCGCTTCCGACCTGGCGCTCTTCCTCTCCCCGGAAGCGCAGAAGATGCCCCCCACGCTGGTCATCGTGTATCCGCAAAGGAAATGGATCGAATATGGGCGTTTGCTGGACTTGAGCAGTCCCCTCTTCGATTCGCAATTTGTCTTTACCATTGACCGCGGAGAAATTCTCAATCAAGAAGTGATTCAGTTCTTCCCCGGCAGGCTGGTGTGGCACTACACGCCCGGGGTAACCCGCCTGACCCCCGTTTCCGACGACGCTCCCTGA
- a CDS encoding carbohydrate kinase family protein, with protein MSETFAPSSRPFDLLVAGEINPDLILNGDVEPAFGQVEKCVDSATLTIGSSSVIFACGAARLGLRVAFIGKCGDDLFGRYMLEAMQERGIDTRAVIQIPDGHTGMSVILNRGSDRAILTYPGLIAALSADDIPDDLLGQARHLHIASYFLQTALQPGLPDLFRRARRLGLTTSLDPNYDPGASWQGIRDLLALTDVFLPNQTEACALTGTDDPAKAARTLGKQTGTVAVKMGTQGALGVQGEVMAHAPALTVPVVDTVGAGDSFDAGFLYGYLQGWTLERCLRLGAVCGSLSTRTAGGTAAQPTLAEALGFLEREK; from the coding sequence ATGTCTGAGACCTTTGCCCCTTCATCCCGACCATTCGATCTGCTGGTTGCCGGAGAAATCAACCCCGACCTGATTCTAAACGGCGATGTCGAACCCGCCTTCGGGCAGGTGGAGAAATGCGTGGACTCCGCCACATTGACCATCGGCTCTTCTTCGGTGATTTTTGCCTGCGGCGCGGCGCGTTTGGGCTTGCGGGTAGCCTTCATTGGCAAGTGCGGCGATGACCTCTTCGGGCGCTACATGCTGGAAGCCATGCAGGAACGCGGCATTGATACCCGCGCGGTGATTCAAATCCCCGACGGGCATACCGGCATGAGCGTCATTCTCAACCGCGGCAGTGACCGCGCCATTCTCACCTATCCCGGCTTGATTGCCGCGCTGTCCGCCGATGACATTCCCGATGACCTGCTCGGGCAAGCCCGCCACCTGCACATTGCCTCGTACTTCCTGCAAACCGCCTTACAGCCCGGCTTGCCCGATCTCTTCCGCCGCGCCCGCCGTCTGGGATTGACCACCTCGCTCGACCCCAACTACGACCCCGGCGCATCCTGGCAGGGGATTCGCGATTTGCTGGCGCTGACCGATGTCTTCCTGCCCAATCAAACCGAAGCCTGCGCGCTGACAGGCACGGACGACCCCGCCAAAGCCGCCCGCACGCTGGGCAAACAAACCGGTACTGTAGCGGTCAAAATGGGTACGCAGGGTGCGCTGGGGGTGCAGGGCGAGGTTATGGCTCACGCTCCCGCCCTGACCGTGCCGGTGGTGGATACAGTTGGCGCGGGCGATTCCTTCGATGCCGGTTTTCTCTACGGCTACCTGCAGGGCTGGACGCTGGAGCGGTGTCTGCGTCTGGGCGCGGTATGCGGCAGTCTCTCCACCCGCACCGCAGGCGGGACTGCGGCTCAGCCCACCCTTGCCGAAGCCCTGGGATTTCTTGAGCGGGAGAAGTAA
- a CDS encoding YbjQ family protein, whose translation MDRSMVTTTFGFEGYRIVRYLGVVRGITVRSRSIAGNFVGALETMVGGKITTYTELCEHARQEAFDLLIQHAEQIGANAIIGMHYDATELMESVTEVLAYGTAVVVEKI comes from the coding sequence ATGGATCGTTCTATGGTCACCACAACGTTTGGCTTTGAGGGCTATCGCATTGTGCGCTATCTGGGGGTGGTGCGCGGCATTACGGTGCGATCGCGGAGCATTGCGGGAAATTTTGTCGGCGCGCTGGAAACCATGGTGGGAGGAAAAATTACCACCTACACCGAACTGTGCGAGCATGCCCGTCAGGAAGCCTTTGACCTGCTCATCCAGCATGCCGAGCAGATTGGCGCCAATGCAATTATCGGCATGCACTACGACGCCACCGAGTTGATGGAAAGCGTCACCGAGGTGCTGGCATACGGCACGGCGGTGGTGGTGGAAAAAATCTGA
- a CDS encoding CopD family protein has translation MQASSLALALTYWLHMLATVLWLGSLSALAVLVLPAARRRLDASAYAALLEDLQERLQPLAWLSLAVLAATGMFQMSAHPRYSGFLAIENAWAVAILIKHLFVGGMVLLSAYNTWGLLPQLRRMAILRASGKPLDETQLAQIQRRERLLLTLLLISSVLVLAFTALARAVS, from the coding sequence ATGCAGGCATCATCTCTTGCCCTGGCACTGACTTACTGGTTGCACATGCTGGCAACTGTGCTCTGGCTGGGGAGTTTAAGTGCGCTTGCCGTGCTGGTGCTTCCCGCGGCACGGCGCAGGCTGGATGCCTCTGCCTATGCCGCCCTGCTGGAAGATTTGCAGGAACGCCTGCAACCGCTGGCATGGCTTTCGCTGGCAGTGCTGGCGGCTACCGGCATGTTCCAGATGAGCGCGCATCCGCGTTACAGCGGTTTCCTCGCCATTGAAAACGCCTGGGCAGTAGCGATTCTCATCAAGCATCTGTTCGTTGGGGGGATGGTGCTGCTCAGCGCGTACAATACCTGGGGATTACTCCCGCAATTGCGGCGCATGGCAATCCTGAGGGCTTCGGGAAAACCCCTGGATGAAACCCAACTGGCGCAAATTCAGCGCCGGGAACGCCTTTTGCTCACCCTTTTGTTGATTTCCTCCGTGCTGGTGCTGGCGTTTACCGCGCTGGCGCGGGCAGTTTCTTAA
- a CDS encoding nuclear transport factor 2 family protein, whose translation MKLGKVEAPVRLALAFYEACNRQAIEEMLTLLSADCLFESPAAPCGSPLRGRDAIAAFWREFFAAHPGARFEVQDVFGAGFRSVARWTCTWKSPDGTAHSFCGVDVFRITGESIAEQVSFGKGE comes from the coding sequence ATGAAACTGGGTAAAGTGGAAGCGCCGGTACGCTTGGCGCTGGCGTTTTACGAAGCCTGCAACCGTCAGGCAATCGAAGAGATGCTCACCCTGCTGAGTGCGGACTGCCTGTTCGAGAGTCCCGCCGCGCCGTGCGGCAGTCCCCTGCGCGGTCGGGATGCCATTGCCGCCTTCTGGCGGGAGTTCTTTGCCGCGCATCCGGGCGCGCGTTTCGAGGTGCAGGACGTCTTCGGTGCGGGCTTCCGCAGTGTAGCGCGCTGGACGTGCACCTGGAAAAGCCCCGACGGCACAGCACATTCCTTCTGCGGCGTGGATGTCTTTCGCATCACCGGAGAATCCATCGCCGAGCAGGTGTCGTTTGGGAAGGGAGAGTAG
- a CDS encoding endo alpha-1,4 polygalactosaminidase, protein MRLRFAHLVLILSIALAGCAPALPPAPSFVRFTETAEMSSENSPHPAADWWRPTVGLTWQWQIGNNEIDTRVDVDVYDIDLYVDQAVIDELHAQGRRVICYISVGSWEDWRPDKDRFPAEVLGKDYEGWQGEKWLDIRQIDKLAPIMLARLDLCQAKGFDAVEPDNMEIYTNDTGFPLTYKDQLKYALWLAEEAHKRGLAIGQKNAADMVADLVNVFDFAITEDYFYYGEAESMLPYIQAGKPVFAAEYTDLPGDFEEFCRQSRKLGFSTILKNRELDAWVKFCP, encoded by the coding sequence ATGCGCCTGCGATTTGCTCATCTGGTGTTGATTTTGTCCATCGCGCTGGCGGGATGTGCCCCCGCGCTCCCGCCAGCCCCTTCCTTTGTTCGTTTTACGGAGACCGCAGAGATGTCCTCTGAAAATTCCCCTCACCCCGCCGCCGACTGGTGGCGCCCCACGGTTGGGCTTACCTGGCAGTGGCAGATTGGCAATAACGAGATTGACACCCGCGTTGATGTGGATGTGTACGATATTGACCTGTACGTGGATCAAGCCGTGATTGACGAACTGCATGCTCAGGGACGCAGGGTCATCTGCTACATCAGCGTGGGTTCGTGGGAAGACTGGCGTCCCGACAAAGACCGCTTTCCTGCCGAAGTGCTGGGCAAGGATTACGAGGGCTGGCAGGGCGAGAAGTGGCTGGACATCCGCCAGATTGACAAACTGGCGCCCATCATGCTGGCGCGCCTGGATTTGTGCCAGGCAAAAGGTTTTGACGCTGTCGAACCCGACAACATGGAAATTTACACCAACGACACGGGCTTCCCCCTGACCTACAAAGACCAGTTGAAGTACGCTCTCTGGCTGGCTGAGGAAGCCCACAAACGCGGGCTGGCAATCGGGCAGAAAAACGCCGCCGATATGGTGGCGGATCTGGTGAACGTCTTTGACTTTGCCATCACCGAGGATTACTTTTACTACGGCGAAGCCGAAAGCATGCTTCCATACATCCAGGCAGGCAAGCCCGTGTTTGCCGCCGAATACACCGACCTGCCCGGCGATTTTGAGGAATTCTGCCGGCAGTCCCGAAAACTGGGCTTCAGCACCATTCTGAAAAACCGCGAACTGGATGCCTGGGTGAAGTTTTGTCCTTAA